One window of the Pseudomonas sihuiensis genome contains the following:
- a CDS encoding type II secretion system protein N — MLVLIALSVSLAWQSAELLRLVRGPVQQPLSQTAPNLQQRAQAPIAQLFGSPREADSGPPPATNLQLTLLGSFVHSDPQRSSAVVQRQGQSAQRYTVGMEVDSGVRLDAVYADRVELLRNGRRESLAFPRQQSGQYSVYTPAEETINDPVEQLDQLDQNNLELLRQRMQDLREQMEASGTLPEETPADQLMESD, encoded by the coding sequence ATGCTCGTGCTGATTGCCCTGAGCGTGAGTCTGGCCTGGCAGAGTGCCGAATTGCTGCGCCTGGTGCGTGGCCCCGTACAGCAACCGCTCAGTCAGACTGCGCCAAATCTGCAACAGCGCGCACAGGCGCCCATCGCCCAGTTGTTCGGCAGCCCGCGCGAGGCCGACAGCGGCCCACCACCGGCCACCAACCTGCAACTGACTCTGCTCGGCAGCTTCGTTCACAGTGACCCGCAACGCTCCAGTGCGGTGGTTCAGCGCCAGGGCCAGAGCGCCCAGCGTTATACCGTCGGCATGGAGGTGGACAGCGGCGTACGCCTGGATGCCGTCTATGCCGACCGCGTCGAACTGCTGCGCAACGGCCGCCGCGAAAGCCTGGCCTTCCCTCGTCAGCAGAGTGGCCAGTACAGCGTCTATACGCCAGCGGAAGAAACGATCAACGACCCCGTCGAACAACTCGATCAACTCGACCAGAACAACCTCGAACTACTGCGCCAGCGCATGCAAGACCTGCGCGAACAGATGGAAGCCTCTGGCACCCTGCCAGAGGAAACGCCCGCCGATCAGCTCATGGAAAGCGACTGA
- a CDS encoding amidase, which translates to MIEVTEVSIAELRAALESGRTTAVELVKAYLARIDAYDGADTPTRLNAVVVRNPDALKEAEASDARRARGETLGPLDGIPYTAKDSYLVKGLTAASGSPAFKHLVAQRDAFTVERLRAAGAICLGKTNMPPMANGGMQRGVYGRAESPYNADYLTAPFASGSSNGAGTATAASFASFGLAEETWSSGRGPASNNGLCAYTPSRGVISVRGNWPLTPTMDVVVPYARTMADLLEVLDVVVADDADSRGDLWRLQPWVPIPKASEVRPASYLALAAKADALKGKRLGVPKMFINKDEAAGTSENPGIGGPTGQRIHTRPTVITLWEAARQALEAAGAEVVEVDFPLVSNCEGDRPGAPTVFNRGIVTPEFLHDELWELSGWAFDDFLRANGDPKLNRLADVDGPQIFPHDPGTLPNREGDLAAGMDEYVNMAKRGIKPWGQIATLPDGLRGLEHTRKIDLEDWMDQLGLDAVLFPTVADVGPADADVNPASADIAWSNGVWVANGNLAIRHLGVPTVTVPMGVMADIGMPVGLTFAGRAYDDSSLLQLAAAYESTGSKRLIPPRTPALG; encoded by the coding sequence ATGATCGAGGTAACCGAAGTTTCCATTGCCGAGCTGCGCGCGGCGCTGGAGTCCGGCCGCACCACGGCGGTTGAACTGGTCAAGGCCTATCTGGCGCGTATCGACGCCTACGACGGCGCGGATACGCCGACCCGGCTCAACGCGGTGGTGGTGCGCAACCCCGACGCGCTGAAGGAGGCCGAGGCGTCCGATGCGCGCCGCGCTCGCGGCGAGACGCTCGGCCCGCTCGATGGCATTCCCTACACCGCCAAGGACAGCTACTTGGTCAAGGGCCTGACGGCGGCCTCCGGCAGCCCGGCGTTCAAGCACCTGGTGGCGCAGCGTGATGCCTTCACCGTCGAGCGCCTGCGCGCGGCCGGCGCCATCTGCCTGGGCAAGACCAACATGCCGCCGATGGCCAATGGCGGCATGCAGCGCGGTGTCTATGGTCGCGCCGAAAGCCCGTATAACGCCGATTACCTGACGGCGCCGTTCGCCTCGGGCTCGTCCAACGGTGCCGGCACCGCCACTGCTGCCAGCTTCGCCTCCTTTGGCCTGGCCGAGGAAACCTGGTCCAGCGGGCGTGGCCCGGCTTCGAACAACGGTCTGTGCGCCTACACGCCGTCACGCGGGGTGATCTCGGTGCGTGGTAACTGGCCGCTGACGCCGACCATGGACGTGGTGGTGCCCTATGCCCGGACCATGGCCGACCTGCTGGAAGTGCTCGATGTGGTGGTGGCTGACGATGCCGACAGCCGTGGTGACCTGTGGCGTTTGCAGCCCTGGGTGCCGATCCCGAAAGCCTCCGAGGTACGCCCCGCGTCTTACCTGGCGCTGGCGGCCAAGGCCGATGCGCTGAAGGGCAAACGCCTTGGCGTGCCGAAGATGTTCATCAACAAGGACGAAGCCGCTGGCACCAGCGAGAACCCGGGCATCGGCGGGCCGACTGGCCAGCGCATTCACACCCGGCCGACGGTGATCACCCTGTGGGAAGCGGCGCGCCAGGCACTGGAAGCGGCCGGCGCCGAGGTGGTGGAAGTGGACTTCCCCTTGGTGTCCAACTGCGAGGGTGATCGCCCAGGCGCGCCGACCGTGTTCAATCGTGGCATCGTCACGCCCGAGTTCCTGCATGACGAGCTGTGGGAGCTGAGCGGCTGGGCCTTCGACGATTTCCTGCGCGCCAATGGTGATCCGAAACTCAACCGCCTGGCCGATGTGGATGGCCCGCAGATCTTCCCCCACGACCCCGGCACGCTGCCGAACCGTGAGGGCGATCTGGCGGCGGGCATGGACGAGTACGTCAACATGGCCAAGCGTGGGATCAAACCCTGGGGCCAGATCGCCACGCTGCCTGACGGCCTGCGCGGCCTGGAGCACACCCGCAAGATCGATCTGGAAGACTGGATGGATCAACTGGGCCTGGATGCGGTGCTGTTCCCCACTGTGGCCGATGTCGGCCCGGCCGATGCCGATGTGAACCCGGCATCTGCCGATATCGCCTGGAGCAACGGTGTGTGGGTGGCCAATGGCAACCTGGCGATTCGTCATCTGGGTGTGCCGACTGTCACCGTACCGATGGGCGTGATGGCCGATATCGGCATGCCGGTGGGCCTGACTTTCGCCGGCCGTGCTTATGATGATTCGTCATTGCTGCAGCTGGCGGCGGCCTATGAGTCGACCGGCAGCAAACGCCTGATCCCGCCGCGTACGCCGGCGCTGGGGTGA
- the gspI gene encoding type II secretion system minor pseudopilin GspI yields MRSARGFTLLEVLVALAIFALIAASVLTASARSVRTASQLENKTLAMWVADNRLTELQLADTPPADGRDQGQVEFAGRRWLWQSEIQATSEPAMRRVTLWVAAEERGARGDLRERAQVTLSGFLGAPQ; encoded by the coding sequence ATGAGATCAGCGCGCGGCTTTACCCTGCTCGAAGTGCTGGTGGCCCTGGCCATCTTCGCCCTGATTGCCGCCAGCGTGCTGACTGCCAGCGCACGCAGCGTGCGCACGGCCAGCCAGCTTGAGAACAAGACCCTGGCCATGTGGGTGGCGGACAACCGACTGACCGAGCTGCAACTGGCCGACACGCCACCGGCTGATGGCCGCGACCAGGGCCAGGTGGAGTTCGCCGGCCGTCGCTGGTTGTGGCAGAGCGAAATTCAGGCCACCAGCGAGCCGGCCATGCGCCGCGTGACGCTGTGGGTTGCCGCCGAGGAGCGGGGCGCCAGGGGCGATCTGCGTGAGCGGGCGCAGGTCACGCTCAGCGGTTTCCTGGGGGCGCCACAGTGA
- the gspJ gene encoding type II secretion system minor pseudopilin GspJ codes for MMCWSAQRGFTLLELLIAIAIFALLGLATYRMLDSVLSADAVTREHERQLRELTRALSAFERDLRQVTVRPIRDAFGDAQPALHGDLADATALELSRVGWRNPLGQPRAEVQRVRWQLSGEQWQRRYWRVLDRAQDSTPQIQQALDGVESLSLRYLDKDGQWQPDWPPANASGDGLLTELPRAVELRLQHRRYGELRRLLRLPDLPAQNAAGVPPADSNEVPQS; via the coding sequence ATGATGTGTTGGAGCGCTCAGCGCGGCTTCACTCTGCTGGAGCTGCTGATCGCCATCGCCATCTTCGCCCTGCTGGGGTTGGCCACCTACCGCATGCTCGACAGCGTGCTCAGCGCCGATGCCGTCACCCGCGAGCACGAGCGTCAGTTGCGCGAGTTGACCCGCGCCCTGTCAGCCTTCGAGCGTGATCTGCGTCAGGTGACGGTACGGCCGATTCGCGATGCTTTCGGTGATGCCCAGCCAGCGTTGCACGGCGATCTGGCTGATGCCACGGCGCTGGAGCTGAGTCGCGTCGGCTGGCGCAACCCACTCGGCCAACCGCGTGCCGAGGTACAGCGGGTGCGTTGGCAGCTCAGTGGCGAGCAGTGGCAGCGGCGTTACTGGCGCGTGCTGGATCGCGCGCAGGACAGCACGCCGCAGATCCAGCAGGCGCTCGATGGTGTCGAGTCATTGAGCCTGCGTTATCTGGACAAGGACGGGCAGTGGCAGCCTGACTGGCCACCAGCCAATGCCTCTGGCGACGGTTTGCTCACCGAGCTGCCGCGCGCTGTGGAACTGCGCCTGCAGCATCGCCGCTATGGCGAACTGCGCCGTCTGCTGCGCCTGCCCGATCTGCCGGCGCAGAACGCTGCCGGCGTGCCGCCAGCGGATTCTAACGAGGTGCCGCAGTCATGA
- the gspH gene encoding type II secretion system minor pseudopilin GspH, with product MKAQRGFTLIELLVVLVILGSLIGLAVFSTGIAGPARELRSEAERLGGLIGVLVDEAVLDNREYGLSFTREGYRVLRYDPQRDEWQALDRQAHRLPEWAEVTLEVEGEVEGEALTLGGEASADAPQLLILSSGELTPFRLRIAERRRDGLRLQLSSDGFGLPRVEELGTGRAR from the coding sequence TTGAAGGCGCAGCGCGGCTTCACCCTGATCGAACTGCTGGTGGTGCTGGTCATTCTCGGCAGCCTGATCGGTCTGGCGGTGTTCAGCACCGGTATCGCCGGACCGGCGCGCGAATTGCGCAGCGAGGCCGAGCGCCTGGGTGGGTTGATCGGTGTGCTGGTCGACGAGGCGGTGCTGGACAATCGCGAATATGGCTTGAGCTTTACCCGCGAGGGTTACCGGGTGCTGCGCTACGACCCGCAGCGCGACGAATGGCAGGCGCTGGATCGTCAGGCTCATCGCCTGCCGGAGTGGGCCGAAGTGACGCTTGAGGTGGAGGGCGAAGTGGAAGGCGAGGCCTTGACTCTCGGGGGCGAGGCCAGTGCTGATGCACCGCAGTTGCTGATCCTTTCCAGTGGCGAGCTGACGCCGTTTCGCCTGCGTATCGCCGAACGCCGTCGTGACGGCCTGCGTCTGCAACTGTCCAGCGATGGCTTCGGTCTGCCGCGTGTCGAGGAGCTGGGCACGGGGCGCGCCAGATGA
- the gspK gene encoding type II secretion system minor pseudopilin GspK: MKRQNGVALITVLLVVAVVTVVCAGLIARQQLSIRSSANQLHVTQAWHYALGGETLAKAMLERDLRRGDPRQPVDHLLEPWARPLTFPLDEGGELRVRIVDPNGRFNLNSLVRQGRPNELAVLRLRRLLLRLGIDKPYAERLLDWLDSDSELQGGNGAEDGQYLLAIPPYRTANREITDVSELRLLLEMEEADYRRLRPFVSALPSEALLNVNTASAMVLSSLSDGLTPDAALALIAGRGDEGYLSPAAFAAQPALAGLGEQVVQGLAVGSQYFEVFSEVSLGERRVVLRSLLQRSNDGQVSVLARDLGQGGMPPRPIEEEQE, from the coding sequence ATGAAGCGGCAGAATGGGGTGGCGTTGATCACCGTGCTGCTGGTGGTCGCCGTGGTCACGGTGGTCTGCGCCGGGCTGATCGCCCGTCAGCAACTGTCGATTCGCAGCAGCGCCAACCAGTTGCACGTGACCCAGGCCTGGCACTACGCCCTGGGGGGCGAGACGCTGGCTAAGGCGATGCTCGAGCGCGACTTGCGCCGTGGCGATCCACGTCAGCCGGTTGATCACCTGCTGGAACCTTGGGCCAGGCCGCTGACGTTCCCGCTGGATGAAGGCGGCGAGCTACGGGTACGCATCGTCGACCCCAACGGCCGCTTCAACCTCAACAGCCTGGTGCGCCAGGGGCGGCCCAACGAGCTGGCGGTGCTGCGCCTGCGCCGCCTGCTGTTGCGTCTGGGCATCGATAAACCCTATGCCGAGCGCTTGCTGGACTGGCTCGATAGCGACAGTGAGTTGCAGGGAGGCAATGGCGCCGAGGACGGCCAGTACCTGCTGGCGATACCGCCTTATCGCACGGCCAATCGCGAGATCACCGACGTGTCTGAACTGCGCCTGCTGCTGGAGATGGAGGAGGCCGACTATCGCCGCCTGCGGCCTTTCGTCAGTGCGCTGCCGAGCGAGGCGTTGCTTAACGTCAACACCGCCAGCGCGATGGTGCTCTCCAGCCTGTCCGATGGATTGACGCCGGATGCGGCCCTGGCATTGATCGCCGGGCGTGGTGACGAGGGGTATCTAAGCCCGGCCGCGTTCGCTGCTCAGCCTGCGCTCGCCGGGTTGGGCGAACAGGTGGTACAGGGGCTGGCGGTCGGCAGCCAGTATTTCGAGGTGTTCAGCGAGGTGAGCCTGGGTGAACGCCGGGTGGTATTGCGTAGCCTGCTGCAGCGCAGCAATGATGGCCAGGTCAGTGTCCTGGCGCGTGATCTGGGGCAGGGCGGTATGCCGCCACGGCCCATCGAGGAAGAACAAGAATGA
- the gspG gene encoding type II secretion system major pseudopilin GspG, translated as MRKSQAGFTLIEIMVVVVILGILAALVVPQVMSRPDQAKVTAAQNDIRAIGAALDMYKLDNHNYPSTQQGLEALVSKPSGNPQAKNWNKDGYLKRLPIDPWGNPYQYLAPGTKGAFDLYSLGADGKQGGSDLNADIGNWDL; from the coding sequence GTGAGAAAATCTCAGGCGGGCTTCACGCTCATCGAAATCATGGTCGTGGTGGTGATTCTGGGCATTCTGGCGGCACTGGTGGTGCCGCAGGTGATGAGTCGGCCCGATCAGGCCAAGGTCACCGCTGCGCAAAACGACATTCGCGCCATCGGCGCCGCGCTGGACATGTACAAGCTCGACAACCACAACTACCCCAGCACCCAGCAGGGCCTGGAGGCGCTGGTGAGCAAGCCGAGCGGTAACCCACAAGCGAAGAACTGGAACAAGGACGGCTACCTCAAGCGCCTGCCCATCGACCCCTGGGGCAACCCCTATCAATACCTGGCTCCCGGCACCAAGGGCGCATTCGATCTGTATTCGCTTGGCGCCGACGGCAAGCAGGGTGGCAGTGACCTGAACGCCGATATCGGCAACTGGGATCTCTGA
- the xcpS gene encoding GspF family T2SS innner membrane protein variant XcpS yields the protein MAAFEYIALDGRGRQQKGVLEADSARQVRQLLRERQLAPLEVKATRSREQDSGQARLGFVRGLSARDLALVTRQLATLIQAALPIEEALRAAAAQSTSSRIQSMLLAVRARVLEGHSLAGSLKEFPAAFPELYRATVAAGEHAGHLGPVLEQLADYTEQRQQSRQKVQLALLYPVILMCASLLIVGFLLGYVVPDVVKVFVDSGQTLPALTRGLIALSDWVKAWGLVALVALILAVVALRAALRDEAFRLRWHRFLLRIPLVGRLGRATDCARFASTLAILTRSGVPLVEALAIAGEVIGNRVIRGEVLVAAQKVREGGSLTRSLEATGQFPPMMLHMIASGERSGELDQMLARTAKNQESDLGAQIALLVGLFEPFMLVFMGAVVLVIVLAILLPILSLNQMVG from the coding sequence ATGGCTGCCTTTGAATATATCGCCCTCGACGGGCGCGGCCGCCAGCAGAAAGGCGTGCTGGAAGCCGATAGCGCGCGCCAGGTGCGTCAACTGCTGCGCGAGCGCCAACTGGCGCCGCTGGAGGTCAAGGCCACGCGCAGCCGCGAGCAGGACAGTGGGCAGGCACGCCTGGGTTTTGTACGTGGCCTGTCGGCGCGCGACCTGGCGCTGGTCACTCGCCAACTGGCGACGCTGATCCAGGCGGCGCTGCCCATCGAAGAAGCGCTACGCGCCGCCGCGGCGCAATCCACCAGTTCGCGTATCCAAAGCATGCTCCTGGCGGTGCGCGCCCGCGTGCTGGAGGGCCATAGCCTGGCCGGCAGTCTGAAGGAATTTCCGGCCGCCTTCCCCGAGTTGTACCGCGCCACGGTGGCGGCCGGGGAACATGCCGGGCACCTCGGCCCGGTGCTGGAGCAATTGGCCGACTACACCGAACAGCGCCAGCAGTCGCGGCAGAAGGTGCAACTGGCGTTGCTCTACCCGGTGATCCTGATGTGCGCGTCCTTGCTGATCGTCGGCTTCCTGCTCGGCTACGTGGTGCCGGACGTGGTCAAGGTATTCGTCGACTCGGGGCAGACCCTGCCGGCGCTGACACGCGGGCTGATCGCCCTGAGCGACTGGGTCAAGGCCTGGGGGCTGGTTGCCCTGGTGGCGCTGATCCTGGCGGTCGTCGCCTTGCGCGCAGCCCTGCGTGACGAGGCGTTCAGGTTGCGCTGGCATCGATTTCTGCTGCGCATACCGCTGGTCGGACGGCTGGGGCGTGCCACCGATTGCGCGCGTTTTGCCTCGACCCTGGCGATCCTCACCCGCAGTGGTGTGCCGCTGGTGGAGGCGCTGGCGATTGCTGGCGAGGTGATCGGCAACCGGGTGATCCGTGGCGAGGTGCTGGTAGCGGCGCAGAAGGTGCGCGAAGGTGGCAGCCTGACCCGCTCGCTGGAGGCCACCGGCCAGTTCCCGCCGATGATGCTGCATATGATCGCCAGCGGCGAACGCTCCGGCGAGCTGGATCAGATGCTGGCGCGTACGGCGAAGAATCAGGAGAGCGACCTCGGTGCACAGATCGCTCTGCTGGTCGGCTTGTTCGAGCCGTTCATGCTGGTATTCATGGGGGCAGTGGTGCTGGTGATCGTACTGGCCATCCTGCTGCCGATTCTTTCTTTGAACCAAATGGTGGGATAG
- the gspE gene encoding type II secretion system ATPase GspE, whose amino-acid sequence MNTSLLEIPLRRLPFSFAKRHGVVFVMQDERASLAHRADCDPVALAEAQRFAGRRLPLQVLSAPEFAQVLGAAYQHDSASMQLAEDIGGSFDLASLADQVPETEDLLEQEDDAPIIRLINAILGEAIKENASDIHLETFEKRLVVRFRVDGILREVLEPKRELAALLVSRVKVMARLDIAEKRVPQDGRISLKVGGREVDIRVSTLPSANGERVVLRLLDKQAGRLSLQHLGMRAEDRKLMEETVRKPHGILLVTGPTGSGKTTTLYASLVSLNDHTRNILTVEDPIEYHLEGIGQTQVNTKVDMTFARGLRAILRQDPDVVMVGEIRDKETAEIAVQASLTGHLVLSTLHTNSAIGAITRLVDMGVEPFLLSSSLLGVLAQRLVRVLCPACKEPYPADAAECALLGVPASAPPTLYHARGCAHCHQQGYRGRTGIYELVVFDETMRTLVHSRASEQDMTRHARTLGPSIRDDGRRKVLEGVTTVEEVLRVTREE is encoded by the coding sequence ATGAACACTTCGTTGCTCGAAATTCCGCTGCGCCGTCTGCCCTTCAGCTTTGCCAAGCGTCACGGTGTGGTGTTCGTCATGCAGGATGAGCGCGCCAGCCTGGCCCATCGCGCCGATTGTGACCCGGTGGCGCTGGCCGAGGCGCAGCGCTTCGCCGGGCGCCGCCTGCCGCTGCAGGTGTTGAGTGCGCCTGAGTTCGCCCAGGTGCTGGGTGCGGCCTATCAACACGATTCCGCTTCCATGCAATTGGCCGAGGACATCGGCGGCAGTTTCGATCTGGCCTCGCTCGCCGATCAGGTGCCGGAAACCGAAGACCTGCTGGAGCAAGAGGACGACGCGCCGATCATCCGCCTGATCAACGCCATCCTGGGTGAAGCGATCAAGGAAAACGCCTCCGACATTCACCTTGAAACCTTCGAGAAGCGCCTGGTAGTGCGCTTTCGCGTCGACGGCATCCTCCGTGAGGTGCTCGAGCCTAAGCGCGAGCTGGCGGCGCTGCTGGTCTCGCGGGTGAAGGTCATGGCGCGGCTGGACATCGCCGAAAAGCGCGTGCCTCAGGACGGGCGCATCTCGCTCAAGGTCGGCGGGCGCGAGGTGGACATTCGCGTGTCCACATTGCCCTCGGCCAACGGTGAGCGGGTGGTGCTGCGTCTGCTCGACAAACAGGCCGGGCGCCTGTCTCTGCAGCACCTGGGCATGCGCGCCGAGGACCGCAAGCTCATGGAAGAGACGGTGCGCAAGCCGCACGGCATCCTGCTGGTCACCGGCCCCACCGGCTCGGGCAAGACCACCACGCTGTACGCCAGCCTGGTCAGCCTCAACGACCACACGCGCAACATCCTCACCGTCGAAGACCCCATCGAGTACCACCTCGAAGGCATCGGCCAGACTCAGGTCAATACCAAGGTGGACATGACCTTCGCCCGCGGTCTGCGCGCCATCCTGCGCCAGGACCCGGACGTGGTGATGGTCGGCGAGATCCGCGACAAGGAAACCGCCGAGATCGCCGTGCAGGCTTCGCTTACCGGTCACCTGGTGCTCTCGACCCTGCACACCAACAGCGCCATCGGTGCCATCACCCGCCTGGTGGACATGGGCGTGGAGCCCTTTCTGCTTTCGTCCTCGCTGCTCGGCGTGTTGGCGCAGCGCCTGGTGCGCGTGCTCTGTCCGGCGTGCAAGGAACCTTATCCGGCCGATGCGGCCGAATGCGCGTTGCTCGGTGTGCCGGCCAGCGCGCCGCCGACGCTGTATCACGCCCGTGGCTGTGCCCACTGCCATCAGCAGGGCTATCGCGGGCGGACCGGCATCTATGAACTGGTGGTATTCGATGAAACCATGCGCACCCTGGTGCACAGCCGCGCTTCCGAGCAGGACATGACCCGCCACGCCCGCACCCTGGGCCCGAGCATCCGTGACGATGGCCGGCGCAAGGTGCTGGAAGGGGTGACCACGGTCGAGGAAGTGCTGCGCGTGACGCGAGAGGAATGA
- the gspD gene encoding type II secretion system secretin GspD, translating into MHVLRSRLTLALLAAGLAAAPLPLLAQIEQVPASANQQEESWTINLKGADIREFIDQVAAITGQTFVVDPRVKGQVNVISSTPLGLSEVYQLFLSVMATHGFSVLTQGDQARIVPNAEAKAEADAGRPAPDRLETRLIQVQHAPVAELIPLVRPLVPQYGHLAAVTSSNALIISDRSANIERIEDLMRQLDRSGAQDFSVVTLQHAWVMDAAEVLNTAIARGQAKGTSATQVVADARTNRLILLGPPDARAKLADLARSLDSPTSRSANTRVIRLRHNDAKSLAETLGDISEGLKNQEGSETTGRQSNILIRADESLNALVLLAEPDLVATLEDIVRQLDVPRAQVMVEAAIVEVSGDITDALGVQWAVDARSGSGGRGGLGGVNFAGTGLSVGSVLQILQSDEIPEDLTLPDGAIIGIGSDRFGALITALSANSKSNLLSTPSLLTLDNQKAEILVGQNVPFQTGSYTTDASGAGNPFTTIERQDIGVTLKVTPSINEGATLRLEIEQEISSIAPSTGLNAQAVDLVTNKRSIKSTILADDGQVIVLGGLIQDDVTQAISKVPLLGDIPLLGGLFRSTRESHIKRNLMVFLRPTIVRDGAGLAALSGKKYSDIRIIGNGGPDNGRPSILPSTPSQLFDGQGAPAVDLRQ; encoded by the coding sequence ATGCATGTTCTCCGAAGCAGACTGACCCTCGCCCTCCTCGCCGCCGGCCTGGCCGCTGCCCCTTTGCCCTTGCTCGCCCAGATCGAGCAGGTGCCGGCCAGCGCCAATCAGCAGGAAGAAAGCTGGACCATCAACCTCAAGGGCGCCGACATCCGCGAGTTCATCGATCAGGTCGCCGCCATCACCGGGCAGACCTTCGTCGTCGACCCGCGAGTGAAGGGCCAGGTCAACGTGATATCCAGCACGCCTTTGGGGCTGTCCGAGGTCTATCAACTGTTTCTCTCGGTGATGGCCACCCACGGTTTCAGCGTGCTGACCCAGGGCGATCAGGCGCGCATCGTGCCCAACGCCGAGGCCAAGGCCGAAGCTGATGCCGGCCGTCCGGCGCCGGATCGCCTGGAAACCCGCCTGATCCAGGTGCAGCACGCGCCAGTGGCCGAGCTGATCCCGCTGGTTCGTCCACTGGTGCCGCAATACGGCCATCTGGCTGCTGTCACCTCGTCCAACGCGCTGATCATCAGCGACCGCAGCGCCAACATCGAACGCATCGAAGACCTGATGCGGCAGCTCGACCGCAGCGGCGCGCAGGACTTCAGCGTGGTGACTCTGCAGCACGCCTGGGTGATGGACGCCGCCGAAGTGCTCAATACCGCCATCGCCCGCGGCCAGGCCAAGGGCACCAGCGCCACCCAGGTGGTGGCCGACGCCCGCACCAACCGCCTGATTCTGCTCGGCCCGCCGGACGCCCGCGCCAAACTGGCCGACCTTGCCCGCTCGCTGGACAGCCCCACCAGCCGCTCGGCCAATACGCGAGTGATCCGCCTGCGCCACAACGATGCCAAGTCCCTGGCCGAAACCCTCGGCGACATCTCCGAAGGCCTGAAGAACCAGGAAGGCAGCGAAACCACCGGCAGACAGTCGAATATCCTCATCCGCGCCGACGAGAGTCTCAACGCCCTGGTGCTACTGGCCGAGCCCGATCTGGTCGCCACCCTCGAAGATATCGTGCGTCAGCTCGACGTACCGCGCGCCCAGGTGATGGTCGAAGCGGCCATCGTCGAGGTTTCCGGCGACATCACCGACGCCCTCGGCGTGCAGTGGGCCGTGGATGCCCGCAGCGGCAGCGGCGGTAGGGGTGGCCTGGGCGGGGTCAACTTCGCCGGTACCGGCCTGTCGGTGGGCAGCGTGCTGCAGATCCTGCAAAGTGACGAAATACCGGAAGACCTCACGCTGCCCGACGGCGCCATCATCGGCATCGGCAGTGATCGTTTCGGCGCACTGATCACCGCACTCTCGGCCAACAGCAAGAGCAACCTGCTGTCCACGCCGAGCCTGCTGACCCTGGACAACCAGAAAGCGGAAATCCTCGTCGGGCAGAACGTGCCCTTCCAGACCGGCTCCTACACCACCGACGCCTCGGGTGCCGGCAACCCCTTCACCACCATCGAACGCCAGGACATCGGCGTGACCCTCAAGGTCACGCCAAGCATCAACGAAGGCGCCACCCTGCGCCTGGAGATCGAGCAGGAAATCTCCTCCATCGCCCCCAGCACCGGGCTCAACGCCCAGGCGGTCGACCTGGTGACCAACAAGCGCTCGATCAAGAGCACCATCCTCGCCGACGACGGTCAGGTGATCGTGCTTGGCGGGCTGATTCAGGACGACGTCACCCAGGCCATCTCCAAGGTGCCACTGCTGGGCGACATTCCTTTGCTGGGCGGGCTGTTCCGCTCCACCCGCGAATCCCATATCAAACGCAACCTGATGGTCTTCCTGCGGCCGACCATCGTCCGCGATGGCGCCGGCCTGGCTGCACTGTCGGGCAAGAAGTACAGCGATATTCGCATCATCGGCAACGGCGGCCCGGACAACGGCCGCCCCAGCATCCTGCCCAGCACCCCGAGCCAGCTGTTCGACGGCCAAGGCGCACCGGCGGTGGATTTGCGGCAGTAA